Proteins encoded within one genomic window of Thalassospira sp. TSL5-1:
- the glmU gene encoding bifunctional UDP-N-acetylglucosamine diphosphorylase/glucosamine-1-phosphate N-acetyltransferase GlmU, whose protein sequence is MSGSLSVVVLAAGMGTRMKSAHPKVMHKIAGKPMVNHVIDAASALKAEQTLVVVGPDMPALEKAVAPHPTFEQTDRLGTAHAVLAARNALEEATGDVLVLYGDSPLFTTATLERLIAARREGAHAVAVLGFTPADPTGYGRLSTDPYTGELLAIIEDKECTEAERRIDFCNSGVMCFAAEGMVALLDAIKNNNAKGEYYLTDAVTVARDQGRSCVAVDVAEEETLGVNSRAQLAVAEQLMQNRLREAAMSNGATLVDPSSVFLCADTKIGRDVVIEPNVVFGPGVSIGDNVTIKAFSHLEGCDIAAGADIGPYARLRPGAEIGEGARIGNFVEVKKASIENGAKVNHLSYIGDARIGAKANIGAGTITCNYDGFQKYHTDIGAGAFIGSNSALVAPVTIGDGAIVAAGSTLGGEVAADALVLVRAEKNEKPGWAAKFREKMRALTGKA, encoded by the coding sequence ATGTCTGGATCATTAAGTGTGGTTGTCCTTGCAGCCGGTATGGGAACGCGGATGAAAAGTGCGCATCCCAAGGTGATGCACAAAATTGCCGGAAAACCCATGGTCAACCATGTCATTGATGCTGCATCCGCCCTGAAGGCAGAACAGACATTGGTCGTGGTGGGGCCTGATATGCCTGCCCTTGAAAAGGCCGTGGCCCCGCACCCGACATTTGAACAGACCGACCGCCTGGGTACCGCCCATGCCGTGCTGGCCGCCCGCAATGCGCTGGAAGAGGCGACAGGCGATGTGCTGGTGCTGTATGGCGACAGCCCGCTTTTTACCACGGCAACGCTGGAACGTTTGATTGCCGCCCGGCGCGAGGGTGCGCATGCGGTGGCCGTGCTGGGCTTTACACCGGCAGACCCGACCGGTTATGGCCGCCTGTCAACGGACCCTTATACCGGTGAACTGCTGGCAATTATTGAAGACAAGGAATGCACCGAAGCCGAACGCCGGATTGATTTTTGTAACTCCGGGGTAATGTGCTTTGCCGCCGAGGGCATGGTGGCGTTGCTGGATGCGATTAAAAATAACAATGCCAAGGGTGAATATTATCTGACCGATGCCGTGACGGTGGCACGCGATCAGGGGCGAAGCTGCGTGGCGGTGGACGTGGCCGAGGAAGAGACCCTGGGTGTCAATTCCCGTGCCCAGCTTGCCGTGGCCGAACAGCTTATGCAAAACCGCCTGCGCGAGGCGGCGATGAGCAATGGCGCGACCCTGGTGGACCCGTCATCGGTGTTTTTATGTGCCGATACCAAAATTGGCCGCGATGTGGTGATTGAACCCAATGTGGTGTTTGGCCCCGGTGTGTCGATTGGTGATAATGTAACGATCAAGGCATTTAGCCATCTTGAGGGATGCGACATTGCCGCCGGTGCCGATATTGGCCCCTATGCCCGGTTGCGCCCCGGTGCGGAAATTGGCGAAGGGGCACGCATTGGCAACTTTGTTGAGGTCAAAAAGGCCAGCATCGAAAACGGCGCCAAGGTTAATCATCTGTCCTATATCGGCGATGCGCGTATTGGGGCAAAGGCCAATATCGGCGCTGGCACCATTACGTGTAATTATGACGGTTTCCAGAAATACCACACCGATATTGGTGCGGGGGCGTTTATTGGCTCCAACAGTGCCTTGGTGGCCCCGGTAACGATTGGCGATGGCGCGATTGTCGCAGCGGGCAGCACGCTGGGCGGCGAGGTTGCGGCCGATGCGCTGGTGCTGGTTCGCGCCGAAAAAAACGAAAAACCGGGCTGGGCCGCCAAATTCCGCGAGAAAATGCGCGCCCTGACCGGCAAGGCATAA
- the mmsB gene encoding multiple monosaccharide ABC transporter permease, with the protein MSETSSKNIGYYLRTHMREYGMVLALIAIMAFFQYLTDGVLMKPVNLTNLFLQNSYVIIMAVGMLLVIVGGNIDLSVGSVVGFIGALAAVMSVQWDLPTIIVIPACLIVGGLIGCAQGYWVAYWRIPSFIVTLAGMLVFRGLTLTLLGGASVGPFPTNFQLMSSGFVPDLFSGMIDGRFNLFSMAIGVAVAVILPVLGLRSRAKQARFAVVEEPMAFFAAKHAIAGLAILYIAYLLSTYRGLPNVLIVMAVLIAIFTFVTNSTTIGRRIYAMGGNEKAAQLSGINTRKLAFLTFANMGMLAGLAGLVFAARLNTATPKAGIAFELDVIAAVFIGGASMSGGVGKIIGAVVGALIMGVMNNGMSIVGVGIDWQQVIKGLVLLAAVIFDVYNKNKA; encoded by the coding sequence ATGAGTGAGACTTCCAGCAAAAATATCGGTTATTACCTGCGCACACATATGCGTGAATATGGCATGGTGCTGGCCCTGATCGCGATCATGGCCTTCTTTCAGTATCTGACCGATGGCGTCTTGATGAAGCCGGTCAATCTGACCAATCTGTTTTTACAAAACAGCTACGTCATCATCATGGCAGTCGGCATGCTGCTGGTGATTGTCGGCGGCAATATCGACCTGTCCGTGGGCTCGGTTGTGGGCTTTATCGGGGCTTTGGCCGCGGTGATGTCGGTGCAGTGGGACCTGCCGACCATCATTGTCATTCCCGCCTGTTTGATTGTGGGCGGGCTTATTGGCTGTGCCCAGGGCTATTGGGTGGCCTATTGGCGTATTCCGTCCTTTATCGTGACCCTGGCCGGGATGCTGGTTTTTCGCGGTTTGACCCTGACGCTTTTGGGCGGAGCATCCGTTGGGCCGTTTCCGACAAACTTTCAGTTGATGTCATCGGGTTTCGTGCCAGACCTGTTCAGCGGCATGATTGACGGGCGCTTTAACCTGTTTTCAATGGCGATTGGTGTGGCCGTAGCCGTCATTCTGCCGGTGCTGGGTTTGCGCTCGCGCGCCAAACAGGCGCGCTTTGCCGTGGTCGAAGAACCAATGGCGTTTTTTGCCGCCAAACATGCTATTGCGGGCCTTGCTATTTTGTACATCGCCTATCTGCTGTCCACCTATCGCGGTTTGCCCAACGTGCTGATCGTGATGGCGGTTCTGATTGCGATTTTCACCTTTGTCACCAACAGCACCACCATTGGCCGTCGCATTTATGCGATGGGGGGCAATGAAAAGGCCGCCCAGCTTTCGGGCATCAATACCCGCAAGCTGGCCTTTTTGACCTTTGCCAATATGGGCATGCTGGCCGGGCTGGCCGGGCTGGTTTTTGCCGCCCGTTTGAATACGGCAACCCCAAAAGCGGGGATTGCCTTTGAACTTGACGTGATCGCGGCCGTCTTTATTGGTGGCGCGTCCATGTCTGGCGGGGTCGGTAAAATTATCGGCGCTGTCGTTGGTGCCCTGATCATGGGTGTCATGAATAACGGGATGTCGATTGTCGGTGTCGGGATTGACTGGCAGCAGGTGATTAAGGGCCTGGTGTTGCTCGCCGCCGTGATTTTCGATGTTTATAACAAAAACAAGGCCTAA
- the araD gene encoding L-arabinonate dehydratase, with product MSTFKPAAWPRKLRSQGWFGGTSKDNIYHRSWMKNQGLPADLFDGRPVIGICNTWSQLTPCNAHLRDLAERVKHGIYEAGGLPLEFPVFSPGESTLRPTAMMFRNLCAMDVEEALRGTPLDGVVLMVGCDKTTPALLMGASSVDIPAIVVTGGPMLNGKWRGQDIGSGTSLWQLSEDRKAGKISTEDFLEAEMAMSRSPGSCNTMGTASSMASMAEALGMALSGNAAIPAVDSRRRVMAHLTGRRIVQMVKDDLKPSDVMTKQAFENAIRVNGAIGGSTNAVIHLLAIAGRLGVDLTLDDWDRLGRDIPTIVNLQPSGKYLMEEFFYAGGLPVVIKALAEAGHIHKDAITVSGDTMWDQVAEVRNWNDDVILPFEKALTQHGGIAVVKGNLAPNGAVLKPSAASEHLMTHRGRAVVFEDIDDYKAKINDESLDIDENCIMVLKNCGPKGYPGMAEVGNMGLPPKVLRKGITDMVRISDARMSGTAYGTVVLHTSPEAAAGGPLAIVQNGDMIELDVPNRRLHLDVSDDEIARRLAAWETIVSVPQSGYASLYYSHVIGADKGADFDFLLGGRGKEIPKDSH from the coding sequence ATGAGCACCTTCAAACCCGCAGCCTGGCCGCGTAAATTGCGTTCCCAGGGCTGGTTCGGTGGCACCAGCAAAGATAATATCTATCACCGTAGCTGGATGAAAAATCAGGGGCTACCCGCCGATTTGTTTGATGGCCGACCGGTGATTGGCATTTGCAATACCTGGTCGCAATTAACCCCGTGTAATGCCCATTTGCGCGATTTGGCCGAACGGGTCAAACATGGCATTTACGAAGCAGGTGGTTTGCCACTGGAATTTCCGGTTTTTTCCCCGGGTGAAAGCACGTTGCGCCCCACGGCCATGATGTTCCGCAACCTGTGTGCGATGGATGTGGAAGAGGCCCTGCGCGGCACCCCGCTGGATGGGGTGGTGCTGATGGTGGGCTGTGATAAAACCACACCCGCGCTGCTGATGGGCGCATCAAGCGTGGATATTCCCGCCATCGTCGTGACCGGCGGGCCGATGCTCAATGGTAAATGGCGCGGGCAGGATATTGGCTCGGGCACGTCGTTGTGGCAGCTTTCGGAAGACCGCAAGGCTGGCAAAATCAGCACCGAGGATTTCCTGGAAGCTGAAATGGCGATGTCGCGTTCGCCCGGTTCGTGCAATACGATGGGTACGGCATCGAGCATGGCCAGCATGGCCGAGGCGTTGGGGATGGCCCTGTCGGGCAATGCCGCCATTCCCGCTGTTGATAGCCGCCGCCGTGTGATGGCGCATTTGACCGGCCGCCGTATTGTGCAAATGGTCAAGGATGATCTGAAACCATCTGACGTGATGACCAAGCAGGCCTTTGAAAACGCCATTCGTGTTAATGGGGCGATTGGCGGGTCAACCAATGCGGTGATCCATCTGCTTGCCATTGCCGGGCGTTTGGGTGTGGATCTGACGCTTGATGACTGGGACCGTCTGGGGCGTGATATTCCGACCATCGTGAATTTGCAGCCCTCGGGCAAATATTTGATGGAGGAATTCTTCTATGCCGGTGGCCTGCCGGTCGTGATCAAGGCACTGGCCGAAGCAGGGCATATTCACAAGGATGCCATCACGGTTTCGGGTGATACCATGTGGGACCAGGTGGCCGAGGTGCGCAACTGGAATGACGATGTGATATTGCCGTTTGAAAAGGCATTGACCCAGCATGGCGGCATTGCCGTGGTTAAGGGCAACCTGGCGCCGAATGGTGCGGTGCTTAAGCCCTCAGCGGCGTCTGAACATTTAATGACGCACCGTGGCCGGGCCGTGGTGTTTGAAGATATCGACGATTACAAGGCCAAGATTAACGACGAAAGCCTTGATATCGATGAAAACTGCATCATGGTCCTTAAAAATTGCGGTCCCAAAGGCTATCCCGGCATGGCCGAGGTGGGCAATATGGGCCTGCCGCCCAAGGTGTTGCGCAAGGGCATTACCGACATGGTGCGTATTTCCGATGCCCGCATGAGCGGCACGGCCTATGGCACCGTTGTTTTGCACACATCCCCCGAAGCCGCCGCCGGTGGCCCGCTGGCGATTGTGCAAAATGGCGACATGATCGAACTGGATGTGCCCAACCGGCGTTTGCACCTTGATGTATCCGACGACGAAATCGCTCGCCGCCTGGCTGCGTGGGAAACCATCGTTTCCGTCCCGCAAAGCGGTTATGCCTCGCTTTATTACAGCCATGTTATTGGCGCGGATAAAGGGGCTGACTTTGACTTCCTGCTGGGTGGTCGTGGCAAGGAAATCCCCAAGGATAGCCATTAA
- the glmS gene encoding glutamine--fructose-6-phosphate transaminase (isomerizing), protein MCGIIGIIGKDTVSERILDGLKRLEYRGYDSAGIATLVNGKIERRRAEGKLVNLADRLKDSPLAGDVGIGHTRWATHGVPTENNAHPHTDGKVAVVHNGIIENFRALKADLTARGRVFASDTDTEVVVHLVSDFLDQGKTPREAVQETLHRIEGAFALVIIIAGEHDVLFGARRGSPLAVGLGDGEMYLGSDALALSHLTNRLIYLDEGDWVELRRDGVQVRDEHDNDVTRETKLSAVSGAMTGKGNYNHFMQKEIFEQPAVIGDTLHSFINPATRSIKLPDMPFNIGEASRLTIVACGTSFYAGLVAKHWIERYAGLGVDVDVASEFRYRCPPMPKGGIALFISQSGETADTLAALRYAKSQGQKILSIVNVPESTIARESDVVLQTYAGPEIGVASTKAFTTQLTVLACLAVTIGRENGTLSGSEEAGIVSALTEIPKQVAEILHHDAEIRELAINIADARDVLYLGRGLGYPIALEGALKLKEISYIHAEGYAAGEMKHGPIALIDPSVPIIVIAPSDELFEKTVSNMQEAAARGGRVIFLSDAKGLETIGDMASATVEMPVVADFAAPILYTIPVQMLAYHVAVHKGTDVDQPRNLAKSVTVE, encoded by the coding sequence ATGTGCGGCATTATCGGTATTATTGGCAAAGACACCGTTAGCGAACGTATTCTTGATGGGTTAAAGCGCCTCGAATATCGCGGTTATGATTCCGCCGGAATCGCCACATTGGTGAATGGCAAAATTGAACGCCGCCGCGCTGAGGGCAAGCTGGTTAATCTGGCCGACCGTTTGAAGGATAGCCCGCTTGCGGGTGATGTGGGCATTGGTCACACTCGCTGGGCGACCCACGGGGTGCCGACGGAAAACAATGCCCACCCGCATACCGATGGCAAGGTTGCAGTTGTTCATAACGGCATTATCGAAAATTTCCGCGCCCTGAAGGCGGACCTGACTGCCCGAGGCCGTGTTTTTGCCTCGGATACTGATACGGAAGTCGTGGTGCATCTGGTTTCGGATTTTCTTGATCAGGGTAAAACCCCGCGCGAAGCTGTGCAGGAAACGCTGCATCGTATCGAGGGGGCCTTTGCGCTGGTGATTATTATTGCCGGTGAACATGACGTTCTTTTTGGTGCCCGGCGCGGTAGCCCGCTTGCCGTGGGCCTGGGGGATGGTGAAATGTATCTGGGCTCGGATGCGTTGGCGCTTTCACACCTGACCAATCGCCTGATTTACCTTGATGAGGGCGACTGGGTGGAACTGCGGCGTGATGGTGTGCAGGTGCGGGATGAGCATGACAATGACGTGACCCGTGAAACCAAATTGTCGGCCGTTTCCGGTGCCATGACCGGCAAGGGCAATTATAATCATTTCATGCAGAAGGAAATTTTTGAACAGCCTGCCGTGATTGGCGATACGCTGCATTCCTTCATCAACCCGGCAACCCGCAGCATCAAACTGCCTGATATGCCGTTCAATATTGGTGAGGCCTCGCGCCTGACGATTGTCGCCTGTGGCACGTCCTTTTATGCCGGGCTGGTCGCCAAGCACTGGATCGAACGGTATGCCGGGCTGGGTGTTGATGTGGATGTGGCTTCGGAATTTCGTTATCGCTGCCCGCCGATGCCCAAGGGCGGCATTGCCCTGTTTATTTCGCAGTCGGGCGAAACGGCCGATACGCTGGCGGCATTGCGCTATGCCAAATCCCAGGGGCAGAAGATCCTTTCGATCGTCAATGTACCCGAAAGCACCATTGCGCGCGAAAGCGATGTGGTGTTGCAAACCTATGCCGGGCCGGAAATTGGCGTGGCATCGACCAAGGCCTTTACCACCCAGCTTACAGTTCTGGCCTGCCTTGCGGTCACAATTGGCCGTGAAAATGGCACCCTTTCGGGCAGTGAAGAGGCCGGGATTGTCAGTGCGCTGACGGAAATTCCCAAACAGGTTGCCGAAATCCTGCATCATGACGCGGAAATCCGTGAGCTCGCGATCAATATCGCCGATGCACGCGATGTGCTGTATCTTGGCCGTGGGTTGGGGTATCCGATTGCGCTGGAAGGGGCGTTAAAGCTCAAGGAAATTTCCTATATCCATGCCGAGGGTTATGCGGCGGGTGAAATGAAGCATGGCCCGATTGCCCTGATTGACCCGTCGGTGCCGATTATCGTGATTGCGCCATCTGACGAACTGTTTGAAAAAACCGTATCAAACATGCAGGAAGCGGCCGCACGCGGCGGGCGGGTGATTTTCCTGTCCGACGCCAAGGGTCTGGAAACCATTGGCGATATGGCATCTGCCACGGTGGAGATGCCGGTAGTGGCCGATTTTGCCGCCCCCATCCTGTATACCATCCCGGTGCAGATGCTGGCCTACCACGTTGCCGTGCATAAAGGCACGGATGTGGACCAGCCGCGCAATCTGGCGAAATCGGTGACGGTGGAATAG
- the mmsA gene encoding multiple monosaccharide ABC transporter ATP-binding protein, producing the protein MDTILEMRNITKTFPGVKALDDVNLKVRRGEIHALCGENGAGKSTLMKVLSGVYPHGTYEGDILFDDQIQSFRDIRDSEDRGIIIIHQELALVPLLSIAENIFLGNELAENGVINWPKTFARTTELLAKVGLREAPNTLVTNIGVGKQQLVEIAKALSKEVKLLILDEPTSSLQENDSQKLLDLLIEFRNQGITSILISHKLNEISRVADRITVIRDGRAVSTLDCHEDDISEDDIVKDMVGRDMAHRYPERTPTIGKTIMEVRHWSCYHPLHPTKQLIKNVNIDVAAGEVVGIAGLMGAGRTELAMSIFGRSYGLNISGEVLMHGKPVDVSTVERAIDAGLAYVTEDRKEMGLILDESITTNITLANLAGVSEHGVLNDGAERGVAEEYRQKINIRTPNVAQKVINLSGGNQQKVVLSKWLFAGPEVLILDEPTRGIDVGAKYEIYSIINQLAVDGKGVIMISSEMPELLGMCDRIYVMNEGEIKGQLAASEASQEKIMRTILKG; encoded by the coding sequence ATGGATACCATCCTGGAGATGCGCAATATCACAAAAACCTTCCCCGGTGTGAAGGCGCTTGATGATGTGAACCTGAAGGTGCGACGGGGCGAAATCCATGCCCTGTGTGGTGAAAATGGTGCGGGAAAATCGACCTTGATGAAGGTTCTAAGCGGGGTTTATCCGCATGGGACTTATGAAGGCGATATTCTGTTTGATGATCAAATTCAGTCTTTTCGTGATATTCGCGACAGCGAGGATCGCGGCATTATCATCATTCACCAGGAACTTGCCCTGGTGCCGCTGTTGTCGATTGCGGAAAATATCTTTCTGGGTAATGAACTGGCGGAAAATGGCGTTATCAACTGGCCGAAGACATTTGCCCGGACAACCGAACTTTTGGCTAAGGTCGGCCTGCGCGAAGCCCCCAATACGCTGGTCACAAATATTGGTGTCGGCAAACAGCAATTGGTGGAAATTGCCAAGGCCCTGTCCAAGGAAGTCAAACTTCTGATTTTGGACGAACCGACATCAAGCTTGCAGGAAAATGACAGTCAAAAGCTGCTCGATCTTTTGATCGAGTTTCGCAATCAGGGCATTACCTCGATCCTGATTTCGCACAAGCTTAATGAAATCAGCCGGGTAGCCGACCGCATTACCGTGATCCGCGATGGCAGGGCGGTTTCAACGCTGGACTGTCACGAAGACGATATCAGCGAGGATGACATCGTTAAGGATATGGTCGGGCGCGATATGGCGCACCGCTATCCGGAACGAACCCCGACTATTGGCAAGACGATTATGGAGGTGCGCCACTGGTCGTGTTACCACCCGCTGCACCCCACCAAGCAACTGATCAAAAACGTCAATATCGATGTGGCGGCCGGGGAGGTTGTGGGCATCGCAGGCCTGATGGGGGCCGGGCGCACCGAACTTGCCATGAGTATTTTTGGCCGTTCCTATGGGTTAAATATCAGTGGCGAGGTTTTGATGCACGGCAAGCCGGTTGATGTGTCAACGGTTGAGCGTGCGATTGATGCCGGGCTGGCCTATGTGACCGAAGACCGCAAGGAAATGGGCCTGATCCTGGATGAGAGTATCACCACCAACATTACGCTCGCCAATTTGGCGGGTGTGTCGGAGCATGGTGTGCTTAACGATGGTGCCGAACGCGGTGTGGCCGAGGAATACCGGCAGAAAATCAATATTCGCACCCCCAATGTTGCGCAAAAGGTGATCAATCTTTCGGGCGGGAACCAGCAAAAGGTGGTTCTGTCCAAATGGCTGTTTGCCGGGCCGGAAGTTTTGATCCTGGACGAGCCGACGCGCGGCATCGATGTCGGGGCGAAATACGAAATTTATTCCATTATCAATCAACTGGCGGTCGACGGCAAAGGGGTCATCATGATCTCGTCGGAGATGCCGGAACTTCTGGGCATGTGCGATCGCATTTATGTGATGAATGAAGGCGAAATCAAGGGGCAGCTGGCTGCAAGCGAAGCCAGCCAGGAAAAGATCATGCGCACGATCCTGAAGGGGTGA
- a CDS encoding HAD-IA family hydrolase, which produces MPRFILFDLDGTLIDGVDDLVMAMNQLLAQHGLKGLMRAELEPMLGDGARMLTKRAFHARNQSLECDALDQAYNKFVSLYEATAYRDTYLYRDAETTLRQLHQEGWRIGLASNKPTKPCREILSTLRIDDLFGVIAGGDATDVRKPDGGHLAFALNKMGYDAARGDYAVMVGDHANDINAARAINIAAIAVAFEVDDSKAHSLGADAVLTRFSQLPDALKEIA; this is translated from the coding sequence ATGCCCCGTTTCATTCTGTTTGACCTCGACGGCACCCTGATCGACGGCGTGGATGATCTGGTCATGGCAATGAACCAGCTTTTGGCACAGCACGGCCTTAAGGGCCTGATGCGCGCCGAACTGGAACCGATGCTGGGCGACGGCGCACGCATGTTAACGAAGCGCGCCTTTCATGCCCGCAATCAATCGCTAGAGTGCGATGCACTGGACCAAGCATACAACAAATTTGTATCGCTTTACGAGGCAACAGCCTACCGTGATACATATTTGTACCGGGATGCGGAAACCACCCTGCGCCAATTGCATCAGGAAGGCTGGAGAATTGGCCTGGCATCGAACAAGCCGACCAAACCCTGCCGCGAGATCCTGTCCACGTTGCGCATTGATGACCTGTTTGGCGTGATTGCCGGAGGCGATGCCACCGATGTACGCAAACCCGATGGCGGGCATTTGGCCTTTGCCCTGAATAAAATGGGATATGATGCCGCCCGCGGCGATTATGCCGTGATGGTGGGCGATCATGCCAACGACATCAATGCCGCCCGTGCCATCAATATCGCCGCCATCGCCGTTGCCTTCGAGGTCGATGACAGCAAGGCACATAGCCTGGGTGCAGACGCGGTTTTAACCCGTTTTTCGCAACTGCCGGATGCCTTGAAAGAAATTGCCTGA
- the chvE gene encoding multiple monosaccharide ABC transporter substrate-binding protein, with amino-acid sequence MKRLSAVLAGLAFGAAATFAPAMPGGFGMSAAFAADKGFVGIAMPTKSSARWISDGDSMVKQFEEAGYKTDLQYAEDDIPNQLSQIENMIVKGVDVLVIAAIDGSTLSNALANAKAAGIKVFAYDRLIRDSGDVDYYSTFDNFKVGVLQANSLLDGLASRGDGPYNVELFGGSPDDNNAYFFYNGAMSVLQPMIDNGTIVIKSGQMGMDKVGTLRWDGAVAQARMDNLLSAYYTDAKVDGVLSPYDGLSIGILSSLKGVGYGSGDMKMPIVTGQDAELPSVKSILAGEQYSTVFKDTRELARVTVSMVNDVLAGKEPTVNDTKTYDNGVKVVPSYLLEPVLVDKSNWEGVLVGSGYYTMDEIK; translated from the coding sequence ATGAAACGTCTGAGTGCCGTTTTGGCCGGCCTTGCCTTTGGTGCAGCCGCAACTTTTGCCCCTGCCATGCCGGGTGGTTTTGGCATGTCTGCCGCTTTTGCTGCCGATAAGGGCTTTGTCGGAATTGCCATGCCGACCAAATCATCCGCCCGCTGGATTTCGGATGGCGATTCGATGGTCAAGCAGTTTGAAGAAGCCGGTTATAAAACCGACCTTCAATATGCCGAAGACGATATTCCCAATCAGCTTTCCCAGATTGAAAACATGATTGTGAAGGGCGTTGATGTTCTGGTGATTGCCGCGATTGACGGTTCCACCCTGTCAAACGCGCTGGCAAATGCCAAGGCTGCCGGGATCAAGGTTTTTGCCTATGACCGCCTGATCCGCGATAGTGGCGATGTCGATTATTATTCCACGTTTGATAACTTCAAGGTTGGCGTCTTGCAGGCGAACTCGCTTCTGGACGGTCTCGCATCGCGTGGCGACGGCCCCTATAATGTTGAACTATTTGGCGGTTCGCCCGACGATAACAATGCCTATTTCTTCTATAATGGCGCGATGTCGGTTCTTCAGCCGATGATTGATAACGGCACCATCGTGATCAAATCGGGTCAGATGGGCATGGACAAGGTAGGAACCCTGCGCTGGGACGGTGCTGTTGCCCAGGCCCGTATGGATAACCTGCTTTCGGCCTATTACACCGATGCCAAGGTGGATGGTGTTCTTTCCCCATATGACGGGCTGTCGATTGGTATTCTGTCCTCTCTCAAGGGCGTTGGTTACGGCTCTGGTGATATGAAAATGCCGATTGTGACGGGGCAGGATGCCGAATTGCCGTCGGTTAAATCCATTCTTGCCGGTGAACAATATTCCACCGTGTTCAAGGATACCCGCGAACTGGCCCGTGTTACCGTCAGCATGGTCAATGACGTGCTGGCTGGCAAGGAGCCGACCGTGAATGACACCAAAACCTATGACAATGGTGTCAAGGTTGTGCCGTCCTACCTGCTAGAGCCGGTCCTGGTTGACAAAAGCAACTGGGAAGGCGTGCTGGTTGGTTCGGGTTACTACACGATGGACGAAATCAAGTAA
- a CDS encoding LysR family transcriptional regulator, with protein MTNSPNPPEMTPAQTLLSGTGNLFKRGLKISHLRMIVAMEETGQISLAAAMLKTSQPAASRLLSEMEDMLGTRLCERGARGVEMTNAGRALAQRARTMLIEMREAEREIEDIKNGGGTVFIGAVTAAAVDLVVPVVRDIQSRNARFEAQVAIGPSHILIKSLLAGEYDFVIGRVPQDIDPRLFNIWQIRSEKIRLLVRKGHPLLAHNPVSLAQLARYEWILPPPGNLMRRTIEDIFIAQNLPLPHSGLNTASLLVTLAAIMESDAIAPMAEEVTSLLARGGAITEMPLTEAIEIKPYSLLTAAGHRLSPSAQMISDHILARIEGNKQARVTTDH; from the coding sequence ATGACAAACAGCCCCAACCCGCCCGAGATGACGCCAGCCCAAACCCTTTTGTCGGGGACGGGCAACCTGTTTAAACGCGGCCTTAAAATCAGCCATTTGCGCATGATTGTAGCGATGGAAGAAACCGGGCAAATCAGCCTTGCCGCCGCCATGCTGAAAACATCGCAACCCGCCGCATCACGATTGTTATCGGAAATGGAGGATATGCTGGGGACCCGCCTGTGCGAACGCGGTGCGCGCGGTGTAGAAATGACCAATGCTGGCCGGGCCCTGGCCCAGCGTGCCCGCACAATGCTCATTGAAATGCGCGAGGCCGAACGCGAAATCGAGGATATTAAAAATGGTGGCGGCACTGTTTTTATTGGTGCAGTAACGGCCGCTGCTGTTGATTTGGTGGTGCCCGTAGTGCGCGATATTCAATCGCGCAATGCCCGGTTCGAGGCCCAGGTTGCCATCGGCCCATCACACATCCTGATCAAAAGCCTGCTGGCCGGGGAGTATGACTTTGTCATCGGGCGTGTGCCCCAAGATATTGATCCGCGCCTTTTCAATATCTGGCAAATTCGTAGCGAAAAAATCCGTCTGCTTGTCCGCAAGGGGCACCCCCTTTTGGCCCATAATCCTGTATCCTTGGCACAGCTTGCCCGATATGAATGGATATTGCCCCCACCAGGCAACCTGATGCGCCGCACCATCGAGGATATTTTTATCGCCCAAAACCTGCCGCTGCCGCATTCGGGGCTGAATACGGCGTCGCTGCTGGTCACATTGGCTGCCATCATGGAAAGCGATGCCATCGCCCCAATGGCCGAAGAGGTAACATCCCTTCTGGCGCGCGGCGGTGCCATTACCGAAATGCCGCTGACAGAAGCCATCGAAATCAAACCCTACAGTCTGCTCACGGCTGCGGGGCATCGCCTTTCGCCCTCGGCGCAAATGATATCGGACCATATCCTGGCCCGCATCGAAGGTAACAAACAGGCCCGTGTCACAACCGACCATTAA